A region from the Salvia splendens isolate huo1 chromosome 15, SspV2, whole genome shotgun sequence genome encodes:
- the LOC121766541 gene encoding uncharacterized protein LOC121766541, whose translation MKCHHDQFMMYDEWDKLLETRFVKKGDLITSGETITFGSYLADLGELCQGHQHTSILKSQDQGGKFTETPSSCYYNSQNRKPLVGKRKGRVINISPSQKMIRDFKKSEMNKFGSSPNCMDMTTLSTKEWQVLNTSQITQKAKKYHDGFLQLIIRGSQGRQVKLYDTNRRHLDGRFLKKDEKICSGESLILDGHLVDIGEQEEDHTQPTDLNIHVNSWKK comes from the exons ATGAAATGCCATCATGATCAGTTCATGATGTATGATGAATGGGACAAGCTCTTGGAGACTAGGTTTGTGAAGAAAGGTGATCTCATCACATCTGGTGAAACTATCACATTTGGTTCTTACCTTGCTGACCTTGGTGAGCTATGTCAAGGCCATCAACATACATCTATTTTGAAATCTCAAGATCAGGGTGGGAAATTTACAGAAACACCCAGTTCATGTTACTACAACTCCCAAA ATAGGAAGCCTCTGGTTGGGAAAAGAAAAGGGCGAGTCATTAACATAAGCCCTTCACAGAAAATGATCAGAG ATTTCAAGAAAAGTGAAATGAATAAGTTTGGTTCCTCACCAAATTGTATGGATATGACAACACTCAGCACAAAAG AATGGCAGGTCTTGAACACGTCACAAATAACACAAAAGGCAAAGAAATATCATGATGGCTTTCTACAGCTTATAATTCGTGGATCACAAGGAAGACAG GTTAAGCTCTACGATACAAACAGGAGACACTTAGATGGCAGGTTTCTgaaaaaggatgaaaaaattTGCTCTGGTGAATCACTAATTTTGGATGGTCATTTAGTAGATATTGGAGAGCAGGAAGAAGATCACACGCAACCAACTGACTTAAACATTCACGTAAATAGCTGGAAAAAGTAA
- the LOC121769060 gene encoding uncharacterized protein LOC121769060, which translates to MRKRTATAWGVAILCFVVLMLVTPAIPQSQEYHNFADQREFLGIPNFLNVISNFPFLVVGVVGLVLCYYGNYFKLSLPGELFGWTFFFAGVAAVGFGSSYYHLEPNDARLVWDRLPMTVAFTSIIAIFIIERVDARKGTFSIIPLTLAGVVSILYWRFFDDLRPYAVIQFVPCIAIPLMAILLPPMYTHSTYWLWAAGFYILAKIEEAADVPIYNVTFHIMSGHTLKHLCAALVPVFLTLMLAKREVAEERVSLLQMWKVSWTKVKLNNANVETISCEYSVAPGDEGGTR; encoded by the exons ATGAGGAAACGGACGGCGACAGCATGGGGTGTCGCAATCCTTTGTTTTGTGGTACTAATGTTAGTGACTCCAGCAATTCCGCAGTCTCAAGAATACCACAATTTCGCCGATCAGCGTGAATTCTTAG GAATTCCTAATTTCTTGAACGTGATATCAAACTTCCCCTTCCTCGTAGTTGGCGTAGTTGGCCTTGTACTTTGCTATTACGGGAACTACTTTAAGCTAAG CTTGCCAGGTGAGCTTTTTGGCTGGACATTCTTCTTCGCAGGTGTGGCGGCTGTTGGTTTTGGTTCTTCTTACTATCACCTGGAACCTAATGATGCCCGCCTTGTGTGGGATCGCTTACCT ATGACTGTGGCGTTTACATCTATCATTGCTATATTCATCATTGAGAGAGTGGATGCACGTAAGGGAACCTTTTCTATTATACCTCTAACCTTGGCGGGTGTAGTCAGCATTTTATATTGGAG GTTCTTCGACGACCTCCGTCCATATGCTGTGATCCAGTTTGTTCCATGCATTGCTATCCCATTAATGGCTATATTACTACCTCCCATGTACACACATTCCACATATTGGTTATGGGCAGCAG GGTTCTATATCTTAGCCAAAATTGAGGAAGCAGCTGATGTACCTATTTATAATGTTACCTTCCACATTATGAGTGGGCACACACTTAAGCATTTATGTGCTGCTCTTGTCCCTGTATTCTTGACTCTTATGCTTGCAAAGAGGGAGGTTGCTGAagaaag GGTCAGCTTACTGCAGATGTGGAAAGTATCATGGACAAAGGTTAAGTTGAACAATGCCAATGTGGAGACTATCTCATGCGAATACTCTGTCGCACCAGGGGATGAGGGAGGAACGAGATAA